A window of Choloepus didactylus isolate mChoDid1 chromosome 21, mChoDid1.pri, whole genome shotgun sequence contains these coding sequences:
- the LOC119517225 gene encoding testisin-like, with protein MGARGARLLLWLLLSRVGLGGAGSEELAVLSAPCGQVETTGRVVGGEAALLGRWPWQGSLRLQGSHTCGASLLSRRWVLTAAHCFELSNDPYQWTVQFGELTAYPSLWNLQAYYNRYQVERIILSPKYLGAPPYDIALVKLASSVSYKSHIQPVCLRASSSEFQNRTDCWVTGWGFTQENKSELEPFPSLQEVQVSIINDSMCLHLYQQPGYQRTIWGDIMCAGDPEGGKDACRGDSGGPLVCDADGLWFQIGVVSWGVGCGRPNRPGAYTNVSVHFKWIRELMLKSCRPCVDPGPLLLVPVLLWAPFLLRLL; from the exons ATGGGCGCGCGGGGCGCGCGGCTGCTGCTGTGGCTGCTGCTGAGCCGCGTCGGGCTCGGGGGCGCGG GTTCCGAGGAGCTGGCGGTGCTCTCAG CGCCGTGCGGCCAAGTGGAGACCACAGGGCGCGTGGTGGGCGGAGAGGCAGCGCTCCTCGGGCGCTGGCCGTGGCAGGGCAGCCTGCGCCTCCAGGGCAGCCACACGTGCGGAGCCAGCCTGCTGAGCCGCCGCTGGGTGCTCACGGCCGCGCACTGCTTCGAACT GTCCAACGACCCCTATCAGTGGACGGTGCAGTTCGGCGAGCTGACTGCCTACCCGTCCCTGTGGAATCTGCAGGCCTACTACAACCGTTACCAGGTGGAGCGTATCATCCTGAGCCCCAAGTACCTGGGGGCCCCTCCCTACGACATTGCTCTGGTGAAGCTGGCCTCCTCTGTCTCCTACAAGAGTCACATCCAGCCCGTCTGCCTCCGGGCCTCCTCCTCCGAGTTCCAGAACAGGACGGACTGCTGGGTGACCGGCTGGGGGTTCACCCAAGAGAATAAGT CTGAGCTggagcctttccccagcctccagGAAGTGCAGGTCTCCATCATCAACGACTCCATGTGCCTCCACCTGTACCAGCAGCCCGGCTACCAGCGCACCATCTGGGGCGACATCATGTGCGCTGGTGACCCTGAAGGAGGCAAAGATGCCTGCAGG GGCGACTCGGGCGGCCCCTTGGTCTGCGACGCCGATGGGCTGTGGTTTCAGATCGGAGTCGTGAGCTGGGGAGTGGGCTGTGGGCGGCCCAACCGGCCCGGGGCGTACACCAACGTCAGCGTGCACTTCAAGTGGATCCGGGAGCTGATGCTTAAAAGCTGCCGGCCCTGCGTCGACCCCGGCCCGCTGCTCCTGGTGCCCGTCCTGCTCTGGGCGCCCTTCCTCCTGCGGCTGCTCTGA